The following nucleotide sequence is from Paenibacillus odorifer.
ATTATATGATCAGCTAGGCGATAGTCCTACTAAATTTAATTTGTTTTTAAAAATAAAAAAGACTTTAATAGACAAGGATGAGTAATTAATAATCATGTATAAAGTCACAGAAAATATTAATTTTCTTAGCCCGTATCACAATTTTATGTGCCAAATTTTAAAAGCAATGAGAACGTCATTAAAGGCTAATCCCAATTACACGATTATTGACTTAAAAGCGAGCATTCTTACTATTAATCCTGATGTATGTGGATTTTTAAATAGGGGAGATTTCATAGATAATATTTATAAGTTAAAGCGTTGCCCAATAGACTTATGTAAAGAATACGGGAAATTTGTAAGTAGATATAAGTCCGTTCTGAATGGTAAATGGAGGGGGAAATCTAAATTAACTGATGAAACAAGTAAGGAATTCAAAGCTATATTTATTTTTTTGTATGAAAAATTGTTGGGGTACAAGACATTTAATATGGCATTATTTCAAACATCTAGTTCACTAGATGATTTTAGAGCCACGATGTCACTTAACCAGGTATGTCCTTATTGTGACATGACTAAAGTTAATAAAGATATTGTATCGGTAGACCACTTCTTACCAAAAGCCACTTACCCCATATTGTCAATTTTTCCTGATAACTTAATCGTAGCATGTAAAGCGTGTAATGAAGTTATTAAGGGGGAGAAAATTCATCTTCCAATAGCCCATCCTTATTACGAAGAAATATCTAACCTCTTTACATTCAGAATTGAGGAAAATGATATTAATAAATTTGAGATAGAGTTTGATATGAATCAAACGAACTCTAGACTTACAAGCCAAAAAGTTATGAACTTTTTAAAACTGTTCAAAATTGAAGAAAGATATGAAAAATATATGACTGCAGTATTACAAGATTTCCGAGCAGAAATAAGAAAAGGAGCCATGTCTGAACTTAATGGAATAGCTCAAGTTCGTTCAATAACTAATGCTGATATTAAGAATTGTATTCTAAAACATTTTAGTGAGGCTGTAATAGATAATAGAAATTTTAGGCGTGCAGTTGATGGTTCGAAAATCAAAAATGATTACATAAATCAAATTATTGGAAGAAAAGAATATCAGAAGGATATAGAATACATTGAAACTCATTATTTTGGCTTTGCTTCAACAATAGAAAACTAATATTAAGTAACCGATTTTCGCCTCGTG
It contains:
- a CDS encoding HNH endonuclease; the protein is MYKVTENINFLSPYHNFMCQILKAMRTSLKANPNYTIIDLKASILTINPDVCGFLNRGDFIDNIYKLKRCPIDLCKEYGKFVSRYKSVLNGKWRGKSKLTDETSKEFKAIFIFLYEKLLGYKTFNMALFQTSSSLDDFRATMSLNQVCPYCDMTKVNKDIVSVDHFLPKATYPILSIFPDNLIVACKACNEVIKGEKIHLPIAHPYYEEISNLFTFRIEENDINKFEIEFDMNQTNSRLTSQKVMNFLKLFKIEERYEKYMTAVLQDFRAEIRKGAMSELNGIAQVRSITNADIKNCILKHFSEAVIDNRNFRRAVDGSKIKNDYINQIIGRKEYQKDIEYIETHYFGFASTIEN